Below is a window of Paludisphaera borealis DNA.
CTGCTCGACACCGACATCTATTCCGAAATCCTCAAGGCGGTGAACCCGACCGTCACGCAAAACGCGACCACCTATCGCCGATCCCAAGGCATTCTGACTTTCTCTACCGTAACGGTCATGGAAGTGATCCGGGGCTTCCAAAAATCGCAGGCCAGCCGCCGCCTGCAAGCGTTTCACGCCGCCATCGCCCTCGAAGAAATCCTGCACTTTGATCAGCCCGCCGCCGAGTTGGCGGGCTGCATCGCCGGTGAGCTGGAGAGAATCGGCCAGCCTATCGGCACTTCCGACCCGAATGATTGCCGCCATCGCCCTGCATCACGGCCTTGAGCTGGTGACAGGCAATACCGCCCATTTCCAGCGAATCCAGCAGCTTGGCTACCCCCTCACGCTGGTCAACTGGCGATAATCTCCCTAGAAAACGTGAACCTTCAGGTATTGGGGTACGCGGATGATTGCTCAGAAGCTGCTCAACGTCGCCGATCGGGCCGCGGTGGTCGAAGCTGTGCGCCAGGGCCAGGAATAGATGAAAACCGGGCTGGGACGCCCTTG
It encodes the following:
- a CDS encoding type II toxin-antitoxin system VapC family toxin, whose translation is MNKALLDTDIYSEILKAVNPTVTQNATTYRRSQGILTFSTVTVMEVIRGFQKSQASRRLQAFHAAIALEEILHFDQPAAELAGCIAGELERIGQPIGTSDPNDCRHRPASRP